A window from Lagopus muta isolate bLagMut1 chromosome 5, bLagMut1 primary, whole genome shotgun sequence encodes these proteins:
- the SNX7 gene encoding sorting nexin-7 isoform X2, whose product MEAEGRTPEPTLPPAGGGGLEPLAGAPGAAQTPLLTASAEVLAFDDDEDDLEVFSKDTSLAEVNSFSPSMPISPSSMINQYKFEDEPELKDLFITVDDPESHITAIETFITYRVVTKTSRGEFDSCEYEVRRRYQDFLWLKSKLEEAHPTLIIPPLPEKFVMKGMVERFSDEFIETRRKALHKFLNRIADHPTLTFNEDFKIFLTAQAWELSSHKKQGPSLLSRMGQTVRAVASSVRGGVKNRPEMFTEMNDYMETFSHKINVLDKIAHRIYKEEREYFNEMKEYGPIHTLWSASEEDIADSLKGVASCIDKCCKATEKRMAGLSENLLPIIHEYVLYSEILMGVLKRRDQIQSELDSKVDALANKKADKDLETAKTIFKQTFTSLFLFSVYLQNICIYVLAN is encoded by the exons ATGGAAGCGGAGGGCCGGACGCCGGAGCCGACGCTGCCCCCCGCCGGCGGGGGAGGGCTCGAGCCCCTCGCGGGTGCCCCCGGTGCGGCCCAGACGCCGCTGCTCACCGCCTCCGCCGAGGTGTTGGCGTTCGACGACGATGAGGAcgacctggaggtgttcagcaAG GATACATCACTGGCTGAGGTGAACTCATTCAGTCCTTCAATGCCAATATCCCCCTCATCTATGATAAACCAGTATAAATTTGAAGATGAACCAGAATTAAAAGATCTCTTCATTACTGTTGATGACCCTGAAAGCCACATTACAGCCATTGAAACATTTATTACATACAGAGTAGTCACAAAG ACATCTCGTGGTGAATTTGACTCCTGTGAATATGAGGTCCGACGACGATATCAGGATTTTCTTTGGTTGAAGAGCAAACTTGAAGAAGCACATCCAACACTAATTATTCCT cCATTGCCAGAAAAATTTGTGATGAAAGGAATGGTGGAACGATTTAGTGATGAATTCATTGAGACTCGAAGAAAAGCTCTACATAAATTTTTGAACCGTATTGCTGATCACCCAACCTTAACTTTTAATGAAGACTTCAAAATTTTTCTTACTGCACAGGCCTGG GAACTCTCCTCGCACAAGAAGCAGGGTCCAAGTTTGCTGAGCAGAATGGGACAGACCGTAAGAGCTGTAGCATCCTCAGTAAGAGGAGGAGTTAAAAATCGTCCTGAAATGTTTACAGAAATGAATGATTATATGGAAACATTTAGTCACAAAATAAACGTACTGGACAAAATAGCTCATAGAATTTACAAGGAAGAAAGGG AGTATTTTAATGAGATGAAGGAGTATGGCCCCATCCACACACTCTGGTCAGCATCAGAAGAAGATATAGCAGACTCCCTAAAAGGCGTCGCCAGCTGCATTGACAAATGTTGTAAAGCTACAGAGAAACGAATGGCCGGGCTCTCTGAAAATCTGCTACCAATCATACATGAGTACGTTCTCTACAGTGAAATTCTGATG gGTGTTTTGAAAAGGAGAGACCAAATTCAAAGTGAGCTTGATTCCAAAGTTGATGCTTTAGCCAATAAAAAGGCAGACAAGGATCTG GAAACAGCAAAGACCATCTTCAAGCAAACttttacttcattatttctATTCTCAGTCTATCTACAAAATATATGTATCTATGTCCTGGCCAATTAA
- the SNX7 gene encoding sorting nexin-7 isoform X1: MEAEGRTPEPTLPPAGGGGLEPLAGAPGAAQTPLLTASAEVLAFDDDEDDLEVFSKDTSLAEVNSFSPSMPISPSSMINQYKFEDEPELKDLFITVDDPESHITAIETFITYRVVTKTSRGEFDSCEYEVRRRYQDFLWLKSKLEEAHPTLIIPPLPEKFVMKGMVERFSDEFIETRRKALHKFLNRIADHPTLTFNEDFKIFLTAQAWELSSHKKQGPSLLSRMGQTVRAVASSVRGGVKNRPEMFTEMNDYMETFSHKINVLDKIAHRIYKEEREYFNEMKEYGPIHTLWSASEEDIADSLKGVASCIDKCCKATEKRMAGLSENLLPIIHEYVLYSEILMGVLKRRDQIQSELDSKVDALANKKADKDLFSEEIGKLEDKVECANNALKADWDRWKQNMQYDMRSAFTNVADNNLRYYEECLATWESFLASQTVDHHGEEDSEDRP; encoded by the exons ATGGAAGCGGAGGGCCGGACGCCGGAGCCGACGCTGCCCCCCGCCGGCGGGGGAGGGCTCGAGCCCCTCGCGGGTGCCCCCGGTGCGGCCCAGACGCCGCTGCTCACCGCCTCCGCCGAGGTGTTGGCGTTCGACGACGATGAGGAcgacctggaggtgttcagcaAG GATACATCACTGGCTGAGGTGAACTCATTCAGTCCTTCAATGCCAATATCCCCCTCATCTATGATAAACCAGTATAAATTTGAAGATGAACCAGAATTAAAAGATCTCTTCATTACTGTTGATGACCCTGAAAGCCACATTACAGCCATTGAAACATTTATTACATACAGAGTAGTCACAAAG ACATCTCGTGGTGAATTTGACTCCTGTGAATATGAGGTCCGACGACGATATCAGGATTTTCTTTGGTTGAAGAGCAAACTTGAAGAAGCACATCCAACACTAATTATTCCT cCATTGCCAGAAAAATTTGTGATGAAAGGAATGGTGGAACGATTTAGTGATGAATTCATTGAGACTCGAAGAAAAGCTCTACATAAATTTTTGAACCGTATTGCTGATCACCCAACCTTAACTTTTAATGAAGACTTCAAAATTTTTCTTACTGCACAGGCCTGG GAACTCTCCTCGCACAAGAAGCAGGGTCCAAGTTTGCTGAGCAGAATGGGACAGACCGTAAGAGCTGTAGCATCCTCAGTAAGAGGAGGAGTTAAAAATCGTCCTGAAATGTTTACAGAAATGAATGATTATATGGAAACATTTAGTCACAAAATAAACGTACTGGACAAAATAGCTCATAGAATTTACAAGGAAGAAAGGG AGTATTTTAATGAGATGAAGGAGTATGGCCCCATCCACACACTCTGGTCAGCATCAGAAGAAGATATAGCAGACTCCCTAAAAGGCGTCGCCAGCTGCATTGACAAATGTTGTAAAGCTACAGAGAAACGAATGGCCGGGCTCTCTGAAAATCTGCTACCAATCATACATGAGTACGTTCTCTACAGTGAAATTCTGATG gGTGTTTTGAAAAGGAGAGACCAAATTCAAAGTGAGCTTGATTCCAAAGTTGATGCTTTAGCCAATAAAAAGGCAGACAAGGATCTG TTCTCAGAGGAGATTGGGAAACTTGAAGATAAAGTGGAATGTGCCAATAATGCACTGAAAGCAGACTGGGACAGATGGAAGCAAAACATGCAGTATGATATGAGATCAGCGTTCACTAATGTGGCTGACAATAATCTCCGTTACTATGAAGAG tGCCTTGCTACATGGGAGTCCTTCCTAGCATCTCAAACAGTGGATCATCATGGGGAAGAAGATTCTGAGGACAGGCCTTGA